DNA sequence from the Treponema sp. OMZ 838 genome:
GCGTCGAATCCTTTGCCTCGAAAGAGTCTCCATTAAAAGCGATGGCTGATGCCTTAGGTATGGGTTTGGGCTTTACATGGGTGCTGGTGGTTATGTCTGCCATCCGCGAACTGTTGGGAAGCGGTACCGTACTCGGTGTGCACCTTCTGCCGGACGATTACCTTATTAAGTTCTTTGCAAACTCTCCTGGAGGATTCTTTGTATTCGGGTTACTGATCGCTTTAACGTATTTGATACAAGATCAGCGGAAGCAGCGGAAAATACGGAAGGCAGCTGCGGTAAAAGAAGCAGCGTTGAAAGAAGCAGCCGCACTGAGGGAAGCTGAGCTGGCGAAAGAAGCTGCGCTCAAGGCGGAGACCGCACAAAAAGAAGCCGCATTAAAAGCTGAAACGGAAAAACAAGCTGCCACTGCCAATATCGAGCCTGCAGCTAAAAACGAATCTGCGGTTGCTGCACCTGCAAAGGAGGGGAACTGAGAATGGAACTGTTTAAGATTTTTCTTGCTGCGGTATTTGTTAAGAATATCGTCTTTATCCGCTTCCTTGCGTTGTGTTCGTTTATCGGTATGACTTCCGATGTTAAGAAATCCACCGGTATGGGATGGGCGGTTCTCTTTGTTACGGTTATCGCAACAGCGGCAACCTATCCTCTCTATAAATTGGTTCTTGCTCCTTATGATCTCGGTTTCTTGCAGACATTGCTCTTTATCTTGGTTATTGCGAGCTTGGTTCAATTGGTAGAGTTCTACTTAAAGAAGTCCGCACCTGCGTTATATTCGGCGATGGGTGTGTATTTGCCGCTGATCACCACGAACTGCGCTATTTTAGCGGTTACGCTCGATGTTATCGCTGCCGACTATACCTTTATCCAATCGATGGTGTATTCAATCGGCGTTGCGCTCAGCTATCTGTTGGCAATGGTATTGTTTGCCGGTTTACGTGAACGCATCGATATTGCCCCGATACCTAAGTACCTCAAGGGTACTCCCATCCTGTTTATCGCTGCAGCGCTGTTGTCGTTGGCATTCGGCGGTTTTGCCGGCATGATTTAAAGGAGTGGAAAGAGTATGCAAATAATCATTTTAACGCTTATTGTTTCGCTGGTATTGTCCGTAGCAATAGGCTTTTTACTAGGATTTTTTAAAAAGCTGTTTTATGTTGCCCCTGATGAAACGGTGGCAAAAATCCGTGAAGTGCTTCCGGGCGCTAACTGCGGCGCCTGCGGTTTCCCGGGCTGCGACGG
Encoded proteins:
- a CDS encoding electron transport complex protein RnfA; its protein translation is MELFKIFLAAVFVKNIVFIRFLALCSFIGMTSDVKKSTGMGWAVLFVTVIATAATYPLYKLVLAPYDLGFLQTLLFILVIASLVQLVEFYLKKSAPALYSAMGVYLPLITTNCAILAVTLDVIAADYTFIQSMVYSIGVALSYLLAMVLFAGLRERIDIAPIPKYLKGTPILFIAAALLSLAFGGFAGMI